One stretch of Planococcus sp. PAMC 21323 DNA includes these proteins:
- the fliR gene encoding flagellar biosynthetic protein FliR — protein MENIFDILPYFLLMLIRLTGFFLLAPIFSMRGVPNQFKVGIAAFLAFVAVSTLPMGETILLDSTYLLLIIKELAIGLALGFTAALILYTVQIAGAFIDFQMGFSMANVLDPQTGAQVPIIGHFKYMMALLFLLTVNGHHLMLDGVMQSLRIFPVERLAVSVKAEDIAQFMTSLFAEMFMIALQIALPIVGALFLVDIALGILAKTVPQLNIFAVGLPLKIFVGFIMLFLTMPVFFYILQILFEKLLESMAQLISILGGT, from the coding sequence ATGGAGAATATTTTTGACATACTGCCTTACTTCTTACTCATGCTTATTCGTTTAACTGGTTTTTTTCTGCTCGCTCCGATTTTCTCGATGCGTGGTGTACCCAATCAATTTAAAGTGGGCATCGCCGCATTTTTAGCCTTTGTCGCGGTTTCGACCTTGCCAATGGGAGAAACCATTCTTTTAGACTCAACGTATCTGTTGTTAATCATAAAAGAGCTTGCCATTGGTTTAGCACTTGGCTTCACAGCTGCTTTAATCTTATATACAGTTCAAATTGCAGGTGCTTTTATCGATTTTCAAATGGGCTTTTCTATGGCCAATGTATTGGATCCTCAAACAGGGGCACAAGTACCGATTATTGGTCATTTCAAGTACATGATGGCGTTATTATTTTTACTCACGGTAAACGGTCACCATTTAATGCTCGATGGTGTCATGCAAAGTTTACGTATTTTTCCGGTAGAGCGATTAGCTGTTTCTGTAAAAGCTGAAGATATTGCACAGTTTATGACCAGTTTGTTTGCGGAAATGTTTATGATTGCGCTGCAAATTGCGTTGCCGATTGTGGGTGCGTTGTTTTTAGTAGATATTGCGCTTGGAATTTTAGCAAAAACAGTGCCTCAGCTAAACATATTTGCTGTTGGTTTGCCGTTAAAGATTTTTGTCGGTTTTATCATGCTTTTCCTGACGATGCCTGTGTTTTTCTATATTTTGCAGATTCTCTTTGAGAAACTCTTGGAGAGCATGGCGCAACTGATCAGTATATTAGGGGGAACGTAA
- the flhB gene encoding flagellar biosynthesis protein FlhB, with protein MVKRYPLDLQFFAGEKTEKATPQKRQESKRKGQVAKSPEVAAAMIIIGGIVLLNSLGGWMLDRILAIYRIHFTQYISWEITPATIRTLFEQMAMNAFWLMVPIMLVGMVFGYLGNFIQVGVIFSSDPIMAKFERLDPIKGAKRIFSVRALVELGKSLLKIAIIGGAAFGVLWIGKDELFTLSQKSVGHSFSFIGSLVFQMGLIAGLILLSLSILDYIYQKYEFEKGIKMSKQDIKDEYKKAEGDPLIKSKIKDKQRQMSMNRMIQDLPSADVLITNPTHYAVAIKYDAETMETPIVIAMGKDHLALKIKEKAKEFGIVTMENKPLARALYAQVEVGDAVPEELFLAVAEVLAYIYRLKGKVR; from the coding sequence GTGGTGAAACGATATCCATTGGATCTGCAATTTTTTGCCGGTGAAAAAACTGAAAAAGCAACGCCGCAAAAACGTCAGGAATCCAAGCGGAAAGGACAAGTTGCTAAAAGTCCTGAAGTCGCGGCCGCTATGATTATTATCGGTGGGATTGTACTCTTAAACTCACTGGGCGGTTGGATGTTGGACCGGATTTTGGCCATTTACCGCATTCATTTTACCCAATATATTTCCTGGGAAATAACACCGGCCACGATTCGGACTTTGTTTGAACAAATGGCCATGAATGCCTTTTGGTTAATGGTCCCGATCATGCTCGTTGGAATGGTATTTGGTTATTTAGGAAATTTTATTCAAGTGGGTGTCATTTTTTCGTCAGATCCCATTATGGCAAAGTTTGAACGATTAGATCCTATTAAAGGCGCGAAACGAATATTTTCAGTACGTGCACTTGTTGAACTAGGGAAATCGCTCTTGAAAATTGCTATTATTGGTGGCGCTGCATTTGGCGTTTTGTGGATTGGCAAAGATGAATTATTTACCTTGTCACAAAAGAGTGTTGGGCATTCGTTTTCTTTTATCGGCTCGTTAGTTTTTCAAATGGGCTTGATTGCAGGACTTATTTTACTTAGTTTGTCGATTCTCGACTATATTTATCAAAAGTACGAATTTGAAAAAGGCATTAAAATGTCGAAGCAAGACATTAAAGATGAATACAAAAAAGCGGAAGGCGATCCGCTCATCAAATCTAAAATAAAAGACAAGCAACGCCAAATGAGCATGAACCGAATGATCCAAGATTTGCCAAGCGCAGATGTATTGATCACCAATCCAACTCATTACGCTGTCGCCATCAAATACGATGCCGAAACAATGGAAACCCCAATCGTCATTGCGATGGGGAAAGATCATCTCGCTTTAAAGATTAAAGAAAAAGCGAAAGAATTTGGAATTGTGACGATGGAAAATAAGCCTCTTGCACGTGCCTTGTATGCCCAAGTTGAAGTTGGGGATGCTGTACCGGAAGAACTGTTTCTCGCCGTGGCTGAGGTTTTAGCATATATTTACCGTTTAAAAGGAAAAGTTCGATAA
- the flhA gene encoding flagellar biosynthesis protein FlhA: protein MKFRDYAIMVAVIMIVVMMVIPLPPLLLDVLIMINISLALTILLVAMNTKEPLQFSIFPTLLLLTTLFRLGLNVSTTRSILTNQTGGQVIETFGSFVVGGSAIIGILVFLILVIIQFLVITKGSERVAEVAARFTLDSMPGKQMSIDADLGAGMISDQEAKNRREKVGSEADFYGAMDGASKFVKGDAIAGIIITIINIIGGLLIGVIVHGLPFGEAAQLFALLSIGDGLVSQIPALLISTAMGIVVTRAVSDGNLGSDITKQLFAYPKMLYIVAGTLVMFAVFTPISPMLVVPIAGVISYGAFQMQRTLKSEEKQELEVSKDDKEIEGMKSPESVIDLLHVDAIEFEFGYGLIPIADKNQGGDLLDRVIMIRRQCAMELGIVVPVIRIRDNIQLQPNEYMIKIKGNRVASGEIMLDHYLAMSPGVDDESVEGIETIEPAFGMPALWVDEDMKEEAEMAGYAIVDPPSVVSTHLTEVIKRHAHELIGRQEVKSLIENMRETAPAVVEELVPNLMTIGEVQKVLMKLLKEKVSIRNLLAILETLADYSTQTKDSDLLTEYVRQSLSRQITLQYAMQKEPLQVITAGASLEKKFADSVHRTEQGNYLSIDPESSQTIFQKITEQASQLQQTGVQPILLTSPAIRIYMRQFVERFAPDLPVLSYNELEPDVEIQSVGVVNI from the coding sequence GTGAAATTTAGAGATTATGCCATCATGGTAGCTGTCATTATGATTGTGGTGATGATGGTCATCCCTCTTCCGCCGCTCTTATTAGATGTATTAATCATGATCAATATTAGTCTCGCTTTAACAATCTTGTTAGTAGCGATGAATACAAAAGAACCCCTGCAATTTTCTATTTTCCCTACCTTACTGCTATTAACAACTTTATTTCGTTTAGGATTGAACGTATCAACAACCCGATCGATTTTAACCAACCAAACCGGTGGACAAGTTATCGAGACATTTGGTTCGTTTGTGGTCGGCGGCAGCGCGATTATCGGTATTTTAGTGTTCTTGATCTTGGTTATTATTCAATTTCTTGTTATCACGAAAGGATCAGAGCGAGTGGCAGAAGTTGCTGCACGTTTTACGCTCGATTCGATGCCTGGTAAACAAATGAGTATTGACGCCGATCTTGGCGCTGGTATGATTTCAGATCAAGAAGCTAAAAACCGTCGTGAAAAAGTCGGCTCAGAAGCGGATTTCTACGGAGCTATGGATGGTGCTAGTAAATTCGTTAAAGGAGATGCCATTGCCGGCATTATTATTACCATCATCAATATTATTGGTGGATTGCTAATTGGAGTTATCGTCCACGGCTTGCCGTTTGGAGAAGCAGCTCAATTGTTTGCGCTATTATCTATCGGAGATGGGTTAGTTTCGCAAATTCCGGCATTGTTGATTTCAACGGCGATGGGTATTGTTGTGACACGTGCGGTATCAGACGGCAACTTAGGGTCTGATATCACAAAACAACTATTTGCTTATCCGAAAATGCTTTATATTGTTGCTGGAACTTTAGTGATGTTTGCGGTCTTTACACCGATTAGCCCAATGTTAGTGGTACCGATTGCGGGAGTGATCTCCTACGGTGCATTCCAAATGCAACGAACTTTGAAGTCGGAAGAAAAACAAGAACTTGAAGTAAGTAAAGACGATAAAGAAATCGAAGGAATGAAAAGTCCTGAAAGCGTCATTGATTTATTGCATGTAGATGCCATTGAATTTGAATTTGGCTATGGACTGATTCCGATTGCGGATAAAAACCAAGGAGGCGATTTACTCGATCGCGTCATCATGATTCGTCGACAATGTGCAATGGAGCTTGGCATTGTCGTTCCGGTTATTCGCATTCGTGACAATATCCAACTACAACCAAACGAATACATGATAAAAATTAAAGGCAACCGCGTAGCGTCAGGCGAAATTATGCTCGATCATTACTTGGCTATGAGCCCGGGCGTTGACGACGAATCAGTTGAAGGCATCGAAACTATTGAGCCGGCTTTTGGCATGCCAGCGTTATGGGTTGATGAAGATATGAAAGAAGAAGCGGAAATGGCGGGCTACGCGATTGTCGATCCACCTTCTGTCGTATCAACGCATTTAACCGAAGTGATTAAACGTCATGCGCATGAATTGATCGGTAGACAAGAAGTGAAATCGCTTATTGAAAACATGCGTGAAACGGCACCAGCGGTAGTAGAAGAATTAGTGCCAAACTTGATGACCATAGGTGAAGTGCAAAAAGTACTGATGAAGTTATTGAAAGAAAAAGTATCGATTCGCAATTTATTAGCGATTTTAGAAACCTTAGCTGATTATTCGACTCAAACAAAAGATAGTGATTTATTGACGGAATATGTTCGTCAATCGTTGTCTCGTCAAATCACTTTGCAATACGCAATGCAAAAAGAGCCGCTGCAAGTTATAACGGCAGGAGCAAGTTTAGAGAAAAAATTCGCAGATTCTGTTCATCGCACAGAACAAGGCAACTATTTGTCAATCGACCCAGAATCTTCGCAAACCATTTTCCAAAAGATTACAGAACAAGCATCACAGCTTCAACAAACCGGCGTTCAGCCAATTTTGCTAACGTCTCCGGCCATCCGTATTTACATGAGACAGTTTGTCGAGCGATTTGCCCCTGATTTACCGGTACTTTCTTATAACGAGTTAGAGCCTGACGTTGAAATTCAAAGTGTTGGAGTGGTGAATATCTAA
- the flhF gene encoding flagellar biosynthesis protein FlhF yields MRLKTYIVSTMAEAIPLIKKDLGPDALILNTKKIKTGGFLGFFRKDKLEVTAAIDPVASPKYEKPESPKPESPKEVEIQTDSSAELINELKNIKQFMVQQIKEEHLPKALQVLKEQLVQQEVAADIQASLFEKLMAKIDLNKEQSPEVMWQTSREELVAMMKENQTDPFKDDPKIICFIGPTGVGKTTTIAKIAAGHMLAKNKKVGLITADTYRIAAVEQLKTYGSILNIPVKVVESSADLTKAIADFQDCDIILMDTAGRNYQQTQYIEELKRLLPPNSDVQIHLVLSLTAKYEDMKKIIENFRSISMDEILLTKKDETGSAGAIMNLICHYGIPIRHIANGQNVPDDILPLTPELAADFIMGEENHA; encoded by the coding sequence ATGAGACTGAAAACATATATTGTCAGTACGATGGCCGAAGCAATTCCGCTAATCAAAAAAGATCTTGGCCCAGATGCTTTAATATTGAACACGAAAAAAATAAAAACTGGTGGATTTTTAGGGTTTTTCCGTAAGGATAAACTGGAAGTTACAGCGGCAATTGACCCAGTCGCTTCACCAAAATACGAAAAGCCAGAATCTCCAAAACCAGAGTCGCCTAAAGAAGTTGAAATTCAAACAGATTCATCAGCTGAACTGATCAATGAATTAAAAAACATCAAACAGTTTATGGTGCAGCAAATAAAAGAAGAGCATCTCCCTAAAGCACTTCAAGTACTAAAAGAACAATTGGTGCAACAAGAAGTAGCAGCAGATATCCAAGCAAGCTTGTTTGAAAAATTGATGGCAAAAATTGATTTAAATAAAGAGCAATCACCAGAAGTGATGTGGCAAACGAGCCGCGAAGAATTAGTGGCGATGATGAAAGAGAACCAAACAGACCCTTTTAAGGATGACCCAAAAATTATTTGTTTTATCGGACCTACAGGAGTCGGGAAAACAACGACTATCGCAAAAATTGCAGCCGGTCATATGTTAGCGAAAAATAAAAAAGTAGGATTAATTACCGCGGATACATACCGTATTGCAGCAGTTGAACAACTAAAAACCTACGGAAGCATTTTAAACATCCCAGTTAAAGTTGTAGAGTCTTCAGCAGACCTTACAAAAGCAATTGCCGATTTTCAAGACTGTGACATCATCTTGATGGATACAGCAGGACGAAATTATCAGCAAACGCAGTATATCGAAGAACTTAAACGATTATTGCCACCAAATAGCGATGTACAAATTCATCTAGTCTTGAGCCTGACTGCAAAATATGAAGACATGAAAAAAATCATTGAAAATTTCCGGTCGATCTCTATGGATGAAATACTTTTAACCAAAAAGGATGAAACTGGTTCTGCAGGAGCCATCATGAACTTGATTTGTCATTACGGCATTCCAATTCGCCACATTGCGAATGGACAAAATGTACCGGATGATATATTGCCCTTAACTCCTGAATTGGCAGCGGACTTTATTATGGGGGAAGAAAACCATGCTTGA
- a CDS encoding MinD/ParA family protein, translated as MLDQANQLREKMRAKKLEKAEAKSNKKTRVLAVTSGKGGVGKTNFALNFGLSLVEQNKKVLIFDVDLGFANIDVLLGRMPRETIASMIEKDLSAHDIIEEGPNGLLFISGGNGFNDMFRMDDFKLQKFFQELSTLQGKVDYIILDTGAGLSYENLRYILAADDVILVTTPEPTSVTDAYSIVKMVHGKDPNVHMKLVVNQCTSIKEGQRTAENFKQAAHQFLEKEIGILGSIPSDSHIPEAVKKQQALMLAYPNSESAIAIRKMTNEFLELRMPYKLGLKGFIMKILFK; from the coding sequence ATGCTTGATCAGGCGAATCAGTTGAGAGAAAAGATGAGAGCGAAAAAGTTGGAAAAAGCTGAAGCGAAATCTAATAAAAAAACGCGCGTATTAGCCGTCACAAGTGGCAAAGGCGGTGTGGGCAAGACAAATTTCGCCCTGAATTTTGGTTTAAGCTTAGTCGAACAAAATAAAAAAGTATTGATTTTTGATGTAGATCTTGGTTTTGCCAATATTGATGTCTTGCTTGGCCGGATGCCACGGGAAACGATTGCTTCCATGATTGAAAAAGATTTATCAGCCCATGACATCATTGAAGAAGGACCCAATGGCTTGTTATTTATTTCAGGTGGAAACGGCTTTAATGATATGTTCCGAATGGATGATTTTAAACTGCAGAAGTTTTTCCAAGAACTAAGTACGTTACAAGGAAAAGTAGACTATATCATTTTGGATACAGGAGCGGGTTTATCTTACGAGAATCTTCGCTATATACTCGCTGCCGATGACGTCATTCTTGTAACGACGCCCGAGCCAACATCTGTTACCGATGCTTATTCGATTGTAAAGATGGTTCACGGAAAAGATCCAAATGTTCATATGAAGCTAGTAGTAAATCAATGCACGAGTATTAAAGAAGGACAGCGTACTGCCGAAAACTTTAAGCAGGCAGCTCACCAATTTTTAGAAAAAGAAATCGGTATACTCGGATCTATACCGAGCGATTCGCACATACCAGAAGCTGTGAAAAAACAGCAAGCTCTAATGCTCGCTTATCCAAATAGCGAATCAGCTATAGCGATTCGTAAAATGACTAATGAGTTTTTAGAACTTCGTATGCCGTATAAATTAGGTCTTAAAGGGTTTATCATGAAAATTCTTTTTAAATAA
- a CDS encoding FliA/WhiG family RNA polymerase sigma factor → MLNHKLSKEELGYWSDWQQHQDPEAGEYLVEQYLPLVDYVIQRFMISLPKTVEKDDVRSYAYEGLLDALSKFNIERDLKFETYASWRIRGAIIDGLRQSDWLPRSVRDKVKKIEKAYLLLEQQNSTSVSDDEVSAYLGITKAELNKTVSEAALSTMISMDDEHFEERGSGEHYHTDSPERHLSDQLTKESLVLAIERLPEKEKITVSLCYFEEMKLTEIAEILGVSVSRVSQLHSKAMLRLHASILSVHDNY, encoded by the coding sequence ATGCTGAATCATAAATTATCAAAAGAAGAGCTTGGGTACTGGAGCGATTGGCAACAACATCAAGATCCAGAAGCTGGCGAATACTTGGTTGAACAGTATCTTCCTTTGGTCGATTACGTGATTCAACGCTTCATGATCAGTTTGCCTAAAACTGTGGAAAAAGACGATGTCCGCAGCTATGCCTATGAAGGGTTGCTCGATGCATTAAGCAAATTCAATATTGAAAGAGATTTAAAGTTTGAAACGTACGCTTCTTGGCGTATTCGAGGAGCGATTATAGATGGCTTACGACAAAGCGACTGGCTTCCACGCTCAGTAAGAGACAAAGTTAAGAAAATCGAAAAAGCTTATCTCTTGTTAGAACAACAAAACAGCACCTCAGTGTCCGATGATGAAGTGAGTGCGTATTTAGGCATCACCAAGGCCGAGCTGAATAAAACGGTCTCTGAAGCCGCTTTATCGACAATGATTTCAATGGACGACGAACATTTTGAAGAACGGGGCTCAGGCGAACATTATCATACCGATTCACCAGAACGTCATTTATCCGACCAATTAACAAAAGAATCGTTAGTACTCGCCATTGAACGCTTACCAGAAAAAGAGAAAATCACCGTTTCCCTATGTTATTTTGAAGAAATGAAACTTACCGAAATCGCAGAAATTTTGGGTGTCAGTGTCTCAAGGGTTTCACAACTACATTCAAAAGCAATGCTTCGTCTACATGCTTCAATTTTATCTGTTCATGATAATTACTAA
- a CDS encoding DUF6115 domain-containing protein, whose product MTTEWLLIGISVFLLLGNMILILMLTITKKRKRRETSEVYESMSRFVAQLENENDELYDKLIAYIKNSETQLSDRLDRLEKSNTPEFQEVEIPHETSMEIDKIMQLSKQGFSSRQIAKVLQIDYGKVELVIHMNNMRRDNFMENGVL is encoded by the coding sequence ATGACCACAGAATGGCTATTGATCGGAATCAGTGTTTTCTTATTGTTGGGGAACATGATCTTAATACTAATGCTAACAATTACTAAAAAGCGAAAAAGAAGAGAGACTTCTGAAGTATACGAAAGTATGTCTCGATTTGTAGCGCAGCTTGAAAATGAAAACGATGAACTTTACGATAAATTAATTGCCTATATAAAAAATAGCGAAACACAGCTGTCAGATCGACTCGACCGATTAGAAAAAAGCAATACGCCCGAATTTCAAGAAGTAGAAATTCCACATGAAACTTCTATGGAAATTGATAAAATTATGCAGCTATCTAAACAAGGTTTTTCTTCTAGACAAATCGCTAAAGTTCTTCAAATCGATTATGGCAAAGTGGAATTGGTCATTCATATGAATAATATGCGACGCGATAATTTTATGGAGAACGGGGTGTTGTAA
- a CDS encoding YaaR family protein, with amino-acid sequence MRIDSQNTIPNDRFSKQAVGNKASELFSNAMKNSQSKLQNDSLNHLMARVGAQGEKLANQRTFENLVSYKQAVKQFITETVRGGLYLSDEQSHSPGGSMKPQQIIKVIDEKLIEIQDQVLNNEEDGIGTLDLVGEIKGLLINLYM; translated from the coding sequence GTGCGCATCGACAGCCAAAACACAATTCCAAACGACCGATTTTCAAAACAAGCTGTAGGCAATAAGGCGAGTGAACTTTTCTCGAATGCGATGAAAAACTCTCAGTCCAAATTGCAAAATGATTCATTAAATCATTTAATGGCACGTGTAGGGGCGCAAGGAGAAAAATTAGCAAACCAACGAACATTTGAAAATTTAGTGAGTTATAAGCAAGCAGTAAAACAATTTATCACTGAAACCGTGCGCGGTGGATTGTATTTATCAGATGAACAAAGCCATTCTCCAGGTGGAAGTATGAAGCCTCAACAAATTATTAAAGTAATTGATGAGAAATTGATTGAAATTCAAGACCAAGTGTTGAATAATGAAGAAGATGGTATTGGTACTTTAGATCTAGTAGGTGAGATTAAAGGCTTACTGATCAATTTGTATATGTAA
- a CDS encoding PilZ domain-containing protein: MSENRREFFRVIFNQAVNGKVSISRGAFLPIEIYNVSAGGLFFISSLNIPLEESLYCSFEILDSSFLLEGTVVRKSTGAEMIEYGVEFSVDQGTSSELFKQLNYSQMRKRKRKGSRVE; encoded by the coding sequence ATGTCAGAAAATCGTCGCGAGTTTTTTCGGGTAATTTTCAATCAAGCTGTAAATGGAAAAGTTTCAATTTCTAGAGGCGCATTTTTGCCGATTGAAATTTATAATGTTAGTGCTGGAGGACTTTTCTTCATTTCTTCGCTTAATATTCCCTTAGAAGAAAGCCTCTACTGTAGCTTTGAAATACTAGATAGTTCCTTTTTGCTAGAGGGTACTGTTGTTCGGAAGTCAACAGGAGCAGAAATGATAGAATACGGCGTTGAATTTTCTGTAGACCAAGGAACATCTTCAGAATTATTTAAACAACTTAATTACTCACAAATGCGTAAGCGTAAGCGAAAAGGTTCTCGAGTTGAGTAA